CTTCTACTTCAATCACATGGCGCTTGTTAGCCACCATTTCGCTCCTGATTGCAGACACGTCCATCGGTGATTCTTTGCTCTGCTCCTTTATTGCCCTTCTATCCCCATCatcagaacatttttcttgctctTGAAACTCTTTGTTCAAACATTCTAGTTCACTTATTGCATCCCAGGGTCGTCGATTAACAGGTTTCAAAAGAAACTGCCCGAACACCTCCTTTTTATTGCAAAAACGTTCCAAATCACTCTCTTTCTTTTCATATTTACCAGTTgctattttttcctttccttctgcATTTTCATTACAATGTTCTGGCTTCTGACATGGTTCTGTTTTAGGCATGTGAGTAATTAATAAGGATGTTCTTGAAAATGCACTGTTGCTGGAGGGGCTAAGACTCATCTGGCCTTTAATACTGAACATATTTTGCCTGGCATTTGGCTTTTCTAGCCCGCTTTCAGAGCCACAGTGAGAGTTTGCAGATTTATTGTGCAGCTCATTTGCTTTTGTTCCATTACAATATTTAGAATTTTGTACGTCATTAAACACAGTTTGAGTTTGCTGGTCTTTGTACTGATCACCTGGCCAAGAACCAGAATAGGCAAGTTCCCTATGCTTCCTTGGATCTCCACCTCTGAGGTCATTCGCTTGTTTATTTTCCTCTGTTTTGGACTGGTCGTGTTTTTGCAGCTCCGCTTTATTGTTCATGTTTCCTGTAAGGTTTTGCAGCTCCAAATCACTGGAAGACGCACTTAAAAGTCCCTCGTCAAACAGACCCCCGTTGCTGTGTTTTAACATGTTCATCCTGTCCACATTGTCTGCTAAAATCTTGTTGTTCTTCCACATATCTGATGGGGCAGAATCAGATTTGATTGGAATAGACACTAAGCAAAATATTGTTTCATTCAACTTTCTCTTTGAACTTTTCCTGTTGTGGAGACAAGCTTCGGGTCCAAACTTCCTCACCTTTGTGACTATTTCGCAAGCGCTGTCCGAATGTGTCTTTTTTAATGTTAACCTGTCAGAGGGGTCACTGTTTTCTGGTAAGCTACACGCAGTGGACCCTTCTCTGGTTTCAGGCAACGAGCAGCATATCTGACTTGGGATAGAGACGTGCATCCACTGTTTGTGTTTAATTCCTTCTCTTTTCCCATAATTATGTTTTGCACTTTTAAAATCTATAAAGGCACTTTCTCTGTCTTGAAGATGACCTTCGTGACTTGCATGTGCAATCCGGAAAgcatttttcatttcagttttgcGATTGCGGTGTCTTTGTTTTTCTGCTTCATGACTTAATGGTATATGCTTTATACGGGGGTCATCAAAAGGAATGTATTGTACAGAATGGATAGAATTATCAGCGTGCCTCTGGTCGGCTGGCTTATTGTATAGGATGTCACTATCATGAGAATTGGTGGGAGATTTGTCCTTTGTGCTGGTTTTTGCCACCGGATTATTTGGCCTGTAGTAATGAATGCTAGGCACTTTGTTAAAATATTGATCGGTGGCATGCTGAAGAGGGGGAGCTTTGTATGAAGGTGGAGGTATGTAATTAGGAGGTTCCAGGCCTGAGTCTTGAAAACAGGATTCTTGGGGATCTTGTACACTGGCAATGGAGTGATGCTCATCTTTTTGTTGATGATCTTCACCTTCCTCTGCGTCCACTACTCCCCATGTTTGCTGATGAACTTCATACGAGGGAGGTTTTGAGGGTCTGCTATGTTTATTGTTTGAGGATGAATTTCCATCGGAGTCGGAATTTATAGCACAGTTGCTTTGCAGCTGTGTTTTATCCTCCTTCAGCACATGGTCTTCACCTTTAACAGCTGGCAGACTAATGTGATTTATACTGTCAGGGGAAAGGCCTTTGGGCAATGACAGGGATTCCAGCTTATTGGGGCTGTCTGCTTGGTTAAATGAGATGAAATCTTGTAGCAACTTCTCACCACTGCTTTCTGACATTATTCTCTCTGAGGTTTTTGTAGCCTTCATAACCAATTGGTTTAATTTTCCCCACTGCTCTTCTAGTGATGGTTTCCAGTTGTCATAGACGGCGTTGCCTCTCACAGTTTCCATGTCTTCTACAACTTCCTTTGCTGCTTCCCTggaatttttaacaaaaatgttgcTCCTTAGTTTTGCTTCAGTATCAGTAGTGGACCTTaattgttcttcttcttcattagTCCCTGGTCCTAATAATAAACTGAAGTCTTGGCCTCTTCTTCTCCAGTACTGGATATCCTTATCGGCCTTTGCCCAGTGTGCTCTTTCATTTTGAGGTCTGTCAGATAacctgcaacagaaataaaatgagaaaataagCAACTcctaacaaaatatattaaacagcaaaaaaac
This is a stretch of genomic DNA from Xenopus laevis strain J_2021 chromosome 6S, Xenopus_laevis_v10.1, whole genome shotgun sequence. It encodes these proteins:
- the LOC108719848 gene encoding junctional protein associated with coronary artery disease isoform X2 — protein: METVRGNAVYDNWKPSLEEQWGKLNQLVMKATKTSERIMSESSGEKLLQDFISFNQADSPNKLESLSLPKGLSPDSINHISLPAVKGEDHVLKEDKTQLQSNCAINSDSDGNSSSNNKHSRPSKPPSYEVHQQTWGVVDAEEGEDHQQKDEHHSIASVQDPQESCFQDSGLEPPNYIPPPSYKAPPLQHATDQYFNKVPSIHYYRPNNPVAKTSTKDKSPTNSHDSDILYNKPADQRHADNSIHSVQYIPFDDPRIKHIPLSHEAEKQRHRNRKTEMKNAFRIAHASHEGHLQDRESAFIDFKSAKHNYGKREGIKHKQWMHVSIPSQICCSLPETREGSTACSLPENSDPSDRLTLKKTHSDSACEIVTKVRKFGPEACLHNRKSSKRKLNETIFCLVSIPIKSDSAPSDMWKNNKILADNVDRMNMLKHSNGGLFDEGLLSASSSDLELQNLTGNMNNKAELQKHDQSKTEENKQANDLRGGDPRKHRELAYSGSWPGDQYKDQQTQTVFNDVQNSKYCNGTKANELHNKSANSHCGSESGLEKPNARQNMFSIKGQMSLSPSSNSAFSRTSLLITHMPKTEPCQKPEHCNENAEGKEKIATGKYEKKESDLERFCNKKEVFGQFLLKPVNRRPWDAISELECLNKEFQEQEKCSDDGDRRAIKEQSKESPMDVSAIRSEMVANKRHVIEVEEVPVFEPSQVKCMSESWYPEKLKCDKVKSGAELQKSGQIKDGKCKSEKSSDGCVKTEKQVQNKRIGTSINLHTVLTPIVDQKDIAVQINPSNIQIHKNLHALEPSCSLFRQARFHFEHLEVSEKSSQVDVKAIRKVSQNNRNPGLSISNRNQHFITANYNGEDHEPQSDPEIAETESLQERATRILGIDVADSLVSTGSSEGQSPENLAFSAVVQNEAKLKGKVCEMKPSTKQSPDICNSVLQPHMHFDKDVENFAQVLDQPFINQPLSLPSEVSAFRNCEKKVRNTSKMIETLQGKLASTPPRTAVDRLARMKEVDSVSRMRRLSIKSTDSGDEIEDEKQLYRGQDGSSRKFSAGAIYKRVISLDESLLITTKSREKLELSFAESYDPTRVERV
- the LOC108719848 gene encoding junctional protein associated with coronary artery disease isoform X1, with amino-acid sequence MFSVEDLLVSHGYKVSKNSSSSYQPRSEGYQQDLTDSRTGNGMLNGYQANPEIFAADPYALAKGFYGDSDKSSANRRLELSSTGHSRDQRCLEECHTSEAGLSDRPQNERAHWAKADKDIQYWRRRGQDFSLLLGPGTNEEEEQLRSTTDTEAKLRSNIFVKNSREAAKEVVEDMETVRGNAVYDNWKPSLEEQWGKLNQLVMKATKTSERIMSESSGEKLLQDFISFNQADSPNKLESLSLPKGLSPDSINHISLPAVKGEDHVLKEDKTQLQSNCAINSDSDGNSSSNNKHSRPSKPPSYEVHQQTWGVVDAEEGEDHQQKDEHHSIASVQDPQESCFQDSGLEPPNYIPPPSYKAPPLQHATDQYFNKVPSIHYYRPNNPVAKTSTKDKSPTNSHDSDILYNKPADQRHADNSIHSVQYIPFDDPRIKHIPLSHEAEKQRHRNRKTEMKNAFRIAHASHEGHLQDRESAFIDFKSAKHNYGKREGIKHKQWMHVSIPSQICCSLPETREGSTACSLPENSDPSDRLTLKKTHSDSACEIVTKVRKFGPEACLHNRKSSKRKLNETIFCLVSIPIKSDSAPSDMWKNNKILADNVDRMNMLKHSNGGLFDEGLLSASSSDLELQNLTGNMNNKAELQKHDQSKTEENKQANDLRGGDPRKHRELAYSGSWPGDQYKDQQTQTVFNDVQNSKYCNGTKANELHNKSANSHCGSESGLEKPNARQNMFSIKGQMSLSPSSNSAFSRTSLLITHMPKTEPCQKPEHCNENAEGKEKIATGKYEKKESDLERFCNKKEVFGQFLLKPVNRRPWDAISELECLNKEFQEQEKCSDDGDRRAIKEQSKESPMDVSAIRSEMVANKRHVIEVEEVPVFEPSQVKCMSESWYPEKLKCDKVKSGAELQKSGQIKDGKCKSEKSSDGCVKTEKQVQNKRIGTSINLHTVLTPIVDQKDIAVQINPSNIQIHKNLHALEPSCSLFRQARFHFEHLEVSEKSSQVDVKAIRKVSQNNRNPGLSISNRNQHFITANYNGEDHEPQSDPEIAETESLQERATRILGIDVADSLVSTGSSEGQSPENLAFSAVVQNEAKLKGKVCEMKPSTKQSPDICNSVLQPHMHFDKDVENFAQVLDQPFINQPLSLPSEVSAFRNCEKKVRNTSKMIETLQGKLASTPPRTAVDRLARMKEVDSVSRMRRLSIKSTDSGDEIEDEKQLYRGQDGSSRKFSAGAIYKRVISLDESLLITTKSREKLELSFAESYDPTRVERV